The following proteins are co-located in the Carassius gibelio isolate Cgi1373 ecotype wild population from Czech Republic chromosome A21, carGib1.2-hapl.c, whole genome shotgun sequence genome:
- the LOC127941592 gene encoding liver-expressed antimicrobial peptide 2: MHLHHFNLPTFGYCTFILLMLMYQVSTVPVVTPEVRSDLQSSHILHRKIRMSPLWRIMGFKPYGAYCHDNIECITGLCRNGHCSFNEPVHS, translated from the exons ATGCATCTTCATCACTTTAACCTGCCTACATTCGGATATTGCACATTCATTTTGCTAATGCTGATGTACCAG GTATCTACCGTGCCAGTAGTGACTCCTGAGGTGCGATCAGATCTTCAGTCATCACATATACTTCATCGCAAGATCCGAATGTCCCCTCTGTGGCGAATCATGGGGTTCAAACCATATGGAGCCTACTGCCATGACAACATAGAGTGTATTACAGGTTTATGCAG GAACGGTCACTGTTCGTTTAATGAGCCTGTTCATTCTTAG